GCGCCCGCACCGCACCCCTGGCCGGGCCGGTCCGGCTGCCGTTTCGATCGGCGCTCGGCGGACAGACGCGCCGCATGGATCCGCTCACCGCAACCAGTACGACCGCGCGCCGTCCGGTCCGGCGGCGGCGCTATCTGCTGTGCCCGCCCGAGCACTTCGCGGTGGAGTACGCGATCAACCCGTGGATGGACCCGGCGCGGCCGGTGGACCGGGTGGCGGCGCTGCGGCAGTGGCGGGAGCTCGCGGCGGTGCTGCGGGGCCTCGGGCACCGGGTGGAGCTGCTGGATCCCGAACCGGGGCTGCCCGACATGGTGTTCACCGCCAACGGCGCGACCGTGGTGGCCGGCCGGGTGCTGGTGGCGAACTTCCGGCATCCGCAGCGGGCGGGCGAGTCGGCCGCACACCGCCGCTGGTTCGCGGGCGCCCGGTTCCGGCAGGTCCGGACCGCAGCCGAGGTGAACGAGGGCGAAGGGGATCTGCTGGTGGCCGGCCCACGGATCCTGGCCGCCTCCGGTTTCCGCACCACCCCGGCCGCCCACCGGGAGGCCCAGCGGGTGCTCGGACTGCCGGTGGTGACCCTGCAGTTGACCGATCCGCGGTTCTACCACCTGGACACCGCGCTCGCGGTCCTGGACGAGTCCCGGGTGATGTACTACCCGGACGCGTTCTCCCCGGCGAGCCGCCGACTGCTGCGCCGCCTGTACCCGGACGCGATCCTCGCGGACGCCCGCGACGCCGCCGCGTTCGGCCTGAACGCCGTCAGCGACGGGCGGCACGTGGTGCTCCCCGACGGGGCGCGTGGCCTGGCGCGGCAGCTCCGGGAGGCGGGTTACACCCCGACCCCGGTCGCCCTGCCGGAGCTGCAGAAGGCCGGCGGCGGCCCCAAGTGCTGTGTCCTGGAACTGCGTTCGGCCTGACAAGGTGGTGGACCCGATGCCGACTGCCACGACCCCTGCCCGCGCCGCCCTCGCCGCCCCGCCGCTGCCCGCGGCCCGCGGCCCGCTGTCCGACGGCCTGTTCGCCGCGCTGCGCCGCCCGGCCTCGACCGACCTCGACCGCCCGCTTCCGGGCGGCCGGTCGGTCGGCGACCCCTGGGGCGAGGATCTCCAACTCGCGCTCTACGCCTGCTACGAGCTCCACTACCGGGGCTTCGCCGAGGTGGACGACGACGCCTGGGAGTGGTCCCCCGCGCTGCTCGCCCTGCGGGCCCGGCTGGAGGCGGCGTTCCTGGCCGCGCTGCGCCGGGCGGTCGGCGAACCGCCGCCGCTGGAGCAGCTCCTGGCCGAGCTGCTGGCCGAACCGCCGGACGGCGACGGCCCCTCGCACCACCTGCTGTCGACCGGCACCCGGGAGCAGGCCCGCGAGTACCTGGCGCACCGGTCGCTGTACCACCTGAAGGAGGCCGACCCGCAGATGTGGGCGGTGCCCCGGCTGCCGAACCCGGCCAAGGCCGCGCTGGTCGCCGTCCAGTACGACGAGTACGGCGCCGGGCGCCCCGAGCGGGCGCACGCCGAGCTGTTCGCCGGGATGATGGCAGACTTCGGCCTCGACCCGGCCTACGGCGCGCACCTGGACGCGGTGCCGGCCCCGGCGCTCGCCGTGGTCAACACCATGTCGCTGTTCGGCCTGCACCGGGCCCTGCGGGCCGCGCTGGTCGGGCAGTTCGCGGCCGTCGAGATCACCTCGCCGCCGGGCGCGGCCCGGCTCGCGGCGGCCTTCGAACGGCTCGGCGCGTCCCCGCGCGGGACGCTGTTCTACCGCGAGCACGTACTCGCCGACGCCGTCCACGAACAGCTCGTCCGGCACACCGTGATCCCCCCGCTGCTGGCCGAACCGGGCGCTGCCGAGCGGGACATCGCGTTCGGCGCACTGGCCTACGCGCACACCGAGGACCGGCTCGCCGAGCACCTGCTGACCACCTGGCGGTCCGGCGCCACCTCGCTCCGCACCCCGCTCCCGGAGGAGTGACCGATGAGCTCTGCCGCTGCCTTCCTCGACCTGCTCGACCCGCCCGTGTACGTGGTCACCGCCGAAGCGGGCGACGATCGCGCGGGCTGCCTGGTCGGGTTCGGCTCGCAGTGCTCGATCCGCCCGGAGCGCTTCGCGGTGTGGCTGTCGACCGCGAACCGCACCCATCGGGTGGCGTCGCGGGCGTCCGCCCTGGGCGTCCACCTGTTGCCGCCGGACGACGCGGGGCGGGCGCTGGCCGCCCTGTTCGGCGCCAACACCGGCGACGAGGTCGACAAGTTCGGCCGCGCCGCCTGGCGTGCGGGCCCGGCCGGGGTGCCGGTGCTCGCCGCCGCCGCGGCCTGGTTCGCCGGCCGGATCGTCGGACGGACCGAGGGCGGAGACCACACCGCGTTCCTGCTCGACCCGATCGGCGGCGGGGTCGCCGACCTCGCGCCGCCGTCCACGCTCCGCCTGCGGGACGTGGCCGACCTGGACCCGGGACACCCGGCATGACCCCCGCCCGGCGCACCTGGGCGCCACCGCTGCTGCGCTTCGGCGTCGAGGAGGAGTTCCTGCTGACCGGGCCGCGCAGGCCGGGCTACCGTACCCGCCGCGGCCGCCGTCGTGGCCGACGCCGCCCGGACCCTCGGGCCGCGCGCCCAGCACGAGTTCCTGGCCACCCAGGTCGAAGCGTGCACCCGGCCGGTCACCACCGCCGCCGAACTGCAGGCCGAACTCACCGACTGCCGGGCCGCGTTGCTCGCCGCGACGGCCCGGGCCGGCTGCCGGCTGAACGCCGTCGGCACCGCGGTGGTGCCCAGCCGGCACCCGTTGTCGACGACCTCACCCACCGCACTGCCACCCCCACCACCGCCTGACCTCGGCCCCGCAGCGAAGCGACGGGCGCAGGGCCTCGCGTCGAGCGCGTCAGCACTTCTGCTTCCGCGCCTGCTGGATCAGCGGCTCGGCCTCGTCCAGCGTGAAAGTGACCTGCCAGCTCACGGCCGCCCGGTGCAGGGTGTCGGCGAACTCCTGGTAGCTGTGGTCCTGTTGGGCCGCGTCGGCGGCGCGGTTGGTCGCCGTGTTCAGGTACTCCTCGGCGGTCCGGTAGTAGGGGTCGTTCCGATCCGACGGCCGAGGGCGGGCGAGCTGGTCGGTCAGCTGCTGCAGGGAGGCGCAGGAGGACTTGGCGAACCCGCGCGCCGCCACCGTGGCCTCGGAGGGCGTCGAGCTGCAGGCCGCCAGGGAGAGCGTGGACGCCAACAGCGTTGGCAGGAACAGAGACAGACGAAGTATCAGACGACGTCGACCAGTCATGGGTCGATCCTACTGACCGTGACGGCCCGACCGCCCGGAAACCGGTGTGCCCGCAGCCGCCGCCCGGCCTCACCTCGGCGCCCGCGCACCCCGGCCCGCGACGGTGGAAGCCGGCCATCCGATCACCTGCCGAACCCCGCGAAGCACCCCGACGAGGCACGCAGTGAGGTGTCGGCAGTGAGGTGTCGGCTCCCGCTCCCCGGGCATACGCGGGCCCATGTTGTTGCTGCGACCTCCCGGCGTGTACCCCGCACAGGGGGACACTGCTCTGCTGCTGGACGTGCTCGGCCGCGAACCGGTGCCGCCGGACGCCCGGTGCCTGGACCTCGGGACGGGCTGCGGGGCGCTCGCGCTGGCCGCCGCCCGCCGCGGGTGCCGGGTCACCGCGGTGGACGTCTCCCGGCTTTCGCTGGCCACCGCGTGGCTCAACGCGCGCCTGCACCGCCTCCCGCTGCGCCTGCGGCAGGGCGATCTGACCGGCCCCGTCCCGGCAGGCCGTTTCGACCTGGTGCTCAGCAACCCCCCGTACGTGCCGACCGACCCGGCCGCGGCGCCGCACGGGGGGCTGGCCCGGGCCTGGGACGCCGGGCCGGACGGGCGGCTGCTGCTCGACCGGCTGTGCCGGCAGGTGCCGCCGCTGCTGGCCCCGGGCGGCGTGCTGCTGCTGGTGCAGTCCTCGCTCGCCCGACCCGCCGCGACCGTCCGGCAGTTGCGGGCCGCCGGCCTGCGGGCCGCGGTGGTGGCGCGGCGCCTGCAGGGATTCGGGCCGGTGATGACCGCCCGCGCCCCGTGGTTCGAACGCGCCGGGCTGATCGAACCGGGCGTCCGGACCGAGGACTTGGTGGTGGTGCGCGGTGTCAACGCCTGACCGGCCGCCCACCCGGGTACGCCTGACCGAACGCGGCCCGCTGCTGATCGACGGCCCCGTGGACCTGCTCCTCCCCGACGGGACGGAGCTGCACTGCGACCGCCCGGTGGTGGCGGTCTGCACCTGCCGCCGCAGCCACCGCTACCCGCTGTGCGACACCAGCCACCGCCGCCGCGGCCGGACCCGCGGCCCGGACCCGACCACGGCCGTGGACGCCGGCGCGCCGCCGTTTCCGTCATCCACCCCCGGGCAGACGCCCGGGCGAGCGCAGTAGGAGGTGGACACCGTGGGACGTCTCAATGTTCCGGTGATCTGCGGGCTCTCCGGCGATCTCGCCATTCCCGCCGTCCAGGTGGTCGAGCTGTTGCGTGCCCTGCCCGCCGAGTGGGAGGAGTGGGCCGACCGCGAGGACAACGGCCTCGAGTCGGCGACCGCCTCCTCGCTCGCCGATCTGGTCCGGCAACTCGCCGACCAGATCGACCTCGCGTGCATCTCCATCGTCAGCGAGGACTGCGTTCCGCCGGTGTGAACACGTCGGCGCTGTCCGGCACTTGTCGAGCGGCCGCCGATCCTGACGGACAGTCGGCGACACCCTCCCTCCGGTGTCGGCGGGAGCCGCGCTGCCCGTAGAATCCCGCCTGCACGGAACCCGGCCGACCCGGCCGCACGGTGCTCCAGGGGCGGGGGACGACACGCACATGGTCTGGCCACGACTGCGCCGCAGACGCGCCTCCGCGGGCCTTCCGTCACTCGGCCCGTGCGGGTCCGGACGACACGCGCTGCGCACCGAGCGCCTGCTGCTGTTCACCCCGGAGAACAAGCTCGACCTGGCCGCCGCGCTCGCCGCGGCGTCCGACCCGGTGGCCCAGCACTGGCTGGGCTGGACCGACAACGTGGTGGCCGACGCGCGGGTCCGCGAGGCGATCGTGCACCTGCGGCCCGGCGACCCCGGCTCGCTGCGCTCCGCGCCACTGTTCCAACGGCTGCTGGCCGAGCCGGTCGACCCCGCCGACCTGGGGCCGGAGTGGCTGGTCGCGGTGCGCGCCGACGACGGCCGGTACGCGGGCTGCACGCAGGTCGGCGCGGAGACCGGCGAGGTGGGCGGGTGGCTGGCCCCGCACGCCCGCGGGGAGCGGCTCGGCAGCGAACTGTTCCGGGCCGCGGTCCACTTCGGCCACGCCCACCTGGGCCTGCCCGTGCTGCGCGCCGGTCACGAGGGGCACAACGCCCCGAGCGGGCGCGCCCTGGCCGGAGCGGGCTTCGTCCCGGCGGACGGCCCGCCGCTGCACACGCTGGCGAACGGGCGCGAGACCGAGGCGCGCTGGCTGCGGCACACCGCCTCCGAACCGGCCGCCCGCTGCCCGGGAGCCCCCGTCGCAACCCCGGCCGCCCCCGACGCCGCCCCGTCGCACCGCTGACCGGGCCGCCGCCGGCGAAGGGTGCCGGAAACCGGTTTCCGCACCCCCGTGCCGGGCAGACGCGGCGCGGGGGTCCGAACCGAGGACGAAGACGAGGACCAGGACCCGGAGGCGCGCGATCATGGCGGCCGACCCTGAGCTCGACCTGCTGGAGCAGCTGACGACCGATCACGAGGAGCTGCGGACGCGCTTCGGCGAGCTGGGCGAGTTGCCGCCGGGCGATCCGCGCCGCGAGCGGCTGGTGTTCGTCACCGCGGACACCCTGCTGCGGCACCTGGTCGCGGAGGAGCAGCACCTGTACCCGATCGCCCGGCACGGCCGCCCGCGCGGCGACCAGGTGGTGGACCACGGGCTGCAGTCGCACGCCGCGCTGCGCGGCCTGGTCCGCGAGCTGGGCAGGTCGCCGTCCGGACCGGCCGGGTTCGACCGCCTGGTGGCGCAGTTGATCGAGGTGGCCACCGATCACTTCCACCGCGAGGAGACCGAACTGTTCCCGACCGTCCGCGAGCACTCCGCACCGGTCCGGCTGACCGCCCTGGGCGCCGAGGTCCGGGCCACCGAGCGGGCGGCTTCGGGGCCGCCCACGGGATGACTTCCCGTCAGGACGCCCCGCCCGGCGGTCGGGCGGGCGCGGTGGCGGGGCCGGCCTCCCCGGTGAGGCGGACCGCGAGCAGGCAGGTGTCGTCGAGCTGGTTGGGTGCGTCGAGGCGGCGCAGCAGGTGGTCGAGCAGGCCGTCGAGTCCGGGGGCGCGGTAGTCGGCGCAGGCCCGCAGCAGGCGTTCGACGCCGGAGCCCAGGTCGTGGCCGCGCCGTTCGACCAGGCCGTCGGTGTAGAACAGCAGCCGGTCGCCGGGGGTGAGCCGGTGTTCGGCGGTGGGGTACCGGGCACGCGAGGTGACGCCGAGGATCAGCCCGGCGGGCGGGGTGAGGGTGCGGACGGTGTCGGCGCTCAGCACCACGGGGGGCAGGTGGCCTGCCCTGGCCCAGTCGAGCTGTCCGGTGCGGGGGTCGAGGCGGGCCACCGCGAGGGTGGCGATGTGGTCGGCGCGCTGGTGGCAGAGGATCCGGTTCAGCCGCTCCAGGATCCGCCCGGGCGGCGCCCCGTCGTAGGCGATCCCCCGCAGTGCGTACCGGAGTTGGGACATCGCGGTGGCGGCGGCCAGGCCGTGCCCGGAGACGTCGCCGACGGCGAGCAGCACGGTGCCGTCCGGCAGGTCGAGCAGCTCGTACCAGTCGCCGCCCACCTTGCCGTCGCGTTCCGCGGGAAGGTAACGGTAAGCGCTTTCCAGTCCCTTGACGGGTCGTCCGACGGGCGCGTTCATCAGAGCCTGCTGGAGCGAGCGGACGGCGCGCTGCTCGTCGCCGGTCCGGCGCTGCTGGTCGGCGAGCCGGTCCCGGGTCTCGTTGAGCGCCTGCTCGGCCCGCCGCCACGGGGTGACGTCCTGGACGACGCCGCTGAGCGCCAGCAGCCGGCCGTCCGTGGCGACGGTGGCCTCGCCGAGCGCGCGCAGGCTCCGGTAGCCGTCGGCGGACCGGACCGCGAACTCGGCGGTCACCGGCCCCCGCCCCGCCAGCAGCTCCTCGGCGGCGGCCCGCACGGCGTCCCGGTCGGCCGGGGCGACGGCGGCGAGCGCGGCCCGCGGGTCGAACCGCTCGGCACTGCCGCACCCGCTCCCGCCCCGCGCTCCGTCACCCCGTCCACCATCGGGCCGGCCACCATCAGCCCGCCCTCCCCCACCCTGGCCGCCCTCAGGCCGCCCACCGTCAGGCCGCCCGCTGCCGGCCTGCCCGCTCTCGGCGCGCCCCGCGCCGGTGGTGGCCCCGAACAGGGCCTGGACGTCCGCGGAACAGGTCAGTTCGCGGTCGCCGGGCCGCCACTCCCAGGTGCCGAGCCGGGCCAGCCGGGCGGCCTGCGAGACCTGGCTCAGGCGCCGGTCGCGCTCGTCGTGGGTCCGCCAGGTGAGCAGCAGGCCGTCCTGGAACGGGGTGGCGTGCATGGTCATCGCACTGGCGCGGGCACTGCCGCCGACCGTCTCCACGTGCCGCTGCCCCTCCTCGCCGCGGTACGGGACGGCGTCGGCCGCTGCTGCGCGCAGCCGGTCGAAGGCGCCGGAGGCCACCATGCCGGGGTACAGCTCGGACAGCCGGCGTCCGCGCAGGTCGGGGGCGGCCCGGCCGGCCAGGTCGAGGGTGGCGGCGTTGGCGTGTTCCACCAGCAGGTCGGTCACCGCGCCGGCCGGGTCGCGGACCGAGCGGAGCACCAGTACCGGGTCGAGCAGTCCGTCCAGCACGGCCCGGAACCAGGGCGCGCCCGCCGGGTCGAGCACGTCGGCGGGCGAGGCCGCGGGCAGCCGCAGCAGGGTGTCGGCGGCCAGGTCGGCGAGCGCGGCCAGGTGGTCGTCCACGCCCGGTCCCGGCTGGTAGCGGCGGGCCCAGCCGATCTTCAGCGCGCCCAGCAGGCGCCGTCCGCCGTGCATCGGCAGCGCGCACACGGTGGTGCCCGGCACCAGGTCCTCGCCGCTCAGGTCGGGGTAGCGGGCGGCGAACTCGCGCCGGTCGGCGACCCACACCCGCCGCCCGGTCCTGACCGCCTCGGTCAACGGCACCCTGGTGTGCGGCGGGATCCGCTGCCACTGGCTGCGCTGACTGGCCGTCACCCCGTACGCGCCGGCCAGCCGCAGTGCCCCGTCCGGTTCGCGGACGGCGAGGACCAGCGCCTGCGCGCCCAGCGGGGCGAGTGCGGCCCGGTACAGGCGCTCGGCCAGTTCGTCGGGCCCGGGGGCGGTGGCGAGCGCGGCGGCGGCCAGATGGAAGCGGGTGGCGAGCGCCGCGAGCTCGTCGGCCCCGCGGTCGCGAACGGCCGGGATCTCGCCGCCCGGCCCGCGCGGCTGCTCCGGCGGCTCATGCACCGGAGCGGCCTCGCCGGGCGCGACGTCCGGCGGCCGAACCTCCGTGTGCGGGGCGTCCGGTGGCGGAACCTCCGTCGGCCGGGTGCCCGGCAGCGGAGCGTGAGCCGGCCGGGCGCCCGTCGGCGGGACGGCGGGCGTCCCCCGGGTGACGGGCGTCCCCCGGGTGACGGGCGTCTCCAGGGTGACGGGCGTCTCCAGGGTGGCAGGCGCCTCCCGGCCGGCGGGCGTCACCCGGGCGGCAGGGGTCGGGGCAGCCTCGGCCACCAGGTCGGCGGCGATCTGCGCCAGCTTGCGGTTCTCCTGCTGGGAGCGGCGCACCAGTTCCTGGAACGCCTGGTCGGGCGCGCAGCCCAGCCGTCCGACCAGCAGCCCCTTGGCCTGTTCGATCACGGCGCGGGTGCGCATCGCGGTGCGCAGCCCCTCCAGTTCGGTCCGCAGCCGATCGACCGCGGCTTCGAGTCCGGGCTGTTCTCCGCCGTCCACCACCGCGTGCCCGCCTCCCACTGCCCTCGACCTTCGCCCGACTACGACCTGTTCCTACCCATTTTCCCTCTCTGCCCCTTTGTAGGGGTTTGCCGTCGCCGTTCGTGGTCAGACGCGCCCGGTGGGTACCAACCGTCTCCGGGGAGCAGAAATGAGCGAGTCGCACGGCACCAATGAGCTGACCGGCCTGACCGTGGCCTTCCTGGCCGCCACCGAGGGCACCGAACAGGTCGAACTGACCTCGCCGTGGCAGACCGTGGTCGACCACGGCGGCACGCCGCGCCTGGTGTCCACCGAGCCCGGGGAGATCCGGGCGTTCCACCACCTCGACCGGGCCGACCCCTTCATGGTGGACGCGGTCGTCGGGAAGACCTCGGCCGCCGACTTCGACGCGCTGGTGCTGCCGGGCGGCGTCGCCAACCCGGACTTCCTGCGCACCGTCCCGGACGCGGTGGCCTTCGTCGAGGGGTTCTTCACCGCCGGGAAGCCGGTCGCGGTGATCTGCCACGGCCCGTGGACGCTGATCGAGGCCGACGTGGTCCGCGGCCGCAGCATCACCTCGTGGCCGAGCCTGCGCACCGACCTGGTGAACGCGGGGGCGCGCTGGGTCGACCGCGAGGTGGTGGTCTGCGCGGACGGCCCGAACATCCTGGTCTCCAGCCGCAAGCCCGCCGACCTCCCGGCCTTCGACCGCGCCTTGGTGCACGCCTTCGCCGGGCGCCGCGCCGCCGTCTGACCCTCGCCGGACGCGCCGCACCCACCCGTCCGTGCGGGTGGGCGCGGCGCGTCAGGCCGCCGCGATCGGATAGGCGAAACCGAACGGATGGCACACGCCCGGTGGGTACGGTTCCAGGAAGCACGCGACCGAGCCGTGGACGGTGACCCGCAGGCCGCCCGCGCCGCGGTAGACGGTGCGACCGTCCGGGGTGGTCTCGTCCGACCGGTACACCACCGCCATCGTCTGCGGGGCGTGCGCCCCGGGCCGTCCGGGAACGGCGATCCGGTAACCGTGCGGACTCTCCATTGCTCCACCTCGGCACTGCTCGTCCACGGCACTCACACCCCGCCCGACCCGCCACCCGGGCCCGCCGTCCGCGCATACCCCGGGGGCGTTCCCCCAACCGCCCCCGCCACCCCGCCCGCCCGCTCTCCGCGTAGCCGCTCCCCGCCCGCGGTGACTCACTTGCCCGATGCCCACTCGCCCTTCCCCGCCAGCCCGATCCCCACTCGCTGCTTCCCCGCCGCCCCATCCCCACTCGCCCGCCTCCGCGTGGCTGCTCCCCGTCTGCTGTCACTCACTTGCCCGACGACTACCCGCCGTTCCCCGCCTGGCCGTTCCCCGCCGGCCCGACCCGCGCTGCGGCGAGGCCCGGTTCGCGCGCCGCACCGTCGCCAGGTTCGACCCCGCGCTGCTGACCGCACTCGACCGCACTCGACGGTCCCCCACCGCGCTCCCCTTTCGCCGACCCCGCCGTCCGGCCGCCCGGCCGTCCCGGACGTTCGCGACCGGGTTTCGGGTCACCGGCCGGGGGCAGCCGCCGCATCGACAGCGCGCCGCCAGCCGCCCGGAGTCCGCCATGCCCGCACCGCCGCCCTGCACGCCACCCGCCCCGCACGTGCTGCGGGACTACGCGCTGCTCGCGGACGGCCACCGCGGCGCGCTGCTCGGTCCGGACGGCGACCTGGTGTGGATGTGCGCGCCGCGCTGGGACAGCGACGCGGTGCTGGCGGCGCTGATCGGCGGCCCGGGCTGGTACAGCGTCACCCCGACCGTGCCGCACGTGCCGAGCGGCCGGTACGAGGAGGGCGGGCTGATCCGCCGCAGCCGTTGGACCACCCGCCGCGGCGTGGTGGAGTGCCGGGAGGCCCTCGCCCGCCCGGGCCGGCCGGACCGCGCGGTGCTGCTGCGCCGGATCCTCGCGGTGGAGGGGCGGGCCGAACTCGCCGTCTCCGTGCACCTCGCCGGGGGCTTCGGCACGAGCCGCACACCGCCCCCGGTCCGGGACGACGCCGGGCGCTGGTCGCTGCGCACCGGTCCGCTGCACGGCCTGCTGACGGGGTTGCCGGACGCCCGCCCGGGGCCTTGCGGGGGCCTGCACGCGGTGCTCCGGCTGCCCGCCGGCGCCCAGCACGACCTGGTGCTCGACCTCGGCGAGCGGGCGCCTGACGCGCCGTCGGACCCGGACCGGGCCTGGGCCGCCACCGAGGCCGCCTGGGCGGCGGACGTCCCGGGGTCCGCGGCCTTCGCCGGCCTGCCGGGCGGCCGGGACGCCCGGCACGCGCACGCCGTGCTCACCGGCCTGACCGGGCCCGACGGGGGCACCGTCGCCGCGGCCACCACCAGCCTGCCCGAACAGGCCGAGCAGGGCCGCAACTACGACTACCGGTACGTGTGGATCCGCGACCAGGCGTACATCGGGCAGGCGTTCGCCGCGGCCGGCCCGCACCCGGTGCTGGCGGGCTCGGCGCGGTTCGTCGCGGCCCGCCTGCTGGCGGACGGCCCTCGCCTGGCACCGGCGTACACCGTGCGCGGCGAGCCGGTTCCCGACCTGCGCTCCCTCGAACTCCCTGGCTACCCGGGCGGGTTCGACGTGGTGGGCAACCGGGTCCGGCGGCAGTTCCAGCTCGACGTGTTCGGCGAGAGCCTGCTGCTGTTCGCCGCCGCCGCGGAGCACGGCCTGCTGGATGCCGACGGGCGGCGCGCGGCCGGGATCGCCGCCGACGCGATCGCGGCCCGCCACGGCGACCCCGACGCGGGCATCTGGGAGATCCACCCGGACCGGTGGACCCACAGCCGCCTCACCTGCGCGGCCGGACTGCGCGCCGCCGCTGCCGCGCTGCACCGGCCGGACTGGCTGCCCCTCGCGGAGCGCCTGACCGCCCGGGCCCTGGTCGACTCCCGTCACCCGAGCGGGCGTTGGCAGCGCTCGCCGACCGACCCGGCGGTCGACGCGGCCCTGCTGCTGCCGGCGCTGCGCGGCGCCGTCCCGGCGGACGCCCCGCCCAGCCGTGCCACCCTCGCCGCGGTGCTGTCCGACCTGGCCGACGACCATTTCTGCTACCGCTTCCGCCACCGGCCGGGTCCACTCGCCGACGCCGAGGGGGCCTTCCTGCTCTGCGGCTTCCTGGTCGCCCTCAGCCTGCACCGGCAGCACCGGCTCCCGGAGGCCTACCGCTGGTTCGAGCGCAACCGGGCCGCCTGCGGCCCGGCCGGGCTCTACGCCGAGGAGTACGACGTGGCCCTCCGCCAGCTCCGCGGCAACCTCCCGCAGGCCTTCGTCCACGCCGTGCTGCTCGAAACGGCCACCCGCCTCGCCGAGCCTCCCGACCGGTCCTGACGGCCCGTCAGTTGCACCTGCGCCCGGCCGAATCGGTTCCGTACGTCGCGCGGCCTCACATCCGGGATCTCAGCACGTCGACCTCGCAGCCCGGTGCGAAGGGGTCGAAGCCGTGCCCGGCCAACCAGCGGACCACCAGCAGGCTGC
The DNA window shown above is from Streptomyces sp. TLI_171 and carries:
- the ddaH gene encoding dimethylargininase: MDPLTATSTTARRPVRRRRYLLCPPEHFAVEYAINPWMDPARPVDRVAALRQWRELAAVLRGLGHRVELLDPEPGLPDMVFTANGATVVAGRVLVANFRHPQRAGESAAHRRWFAGARFRQVRTAAEVNEGEGDLLVAGPRILAASGFRTTPAAHREAQRVLGLPVVTLQLTDPRFYHLDTALAVLDESRVMYYPDAFSPASRRLLRRLYPDAILADARDAAAFGLNAVSDGRHVVLPDGARGLARQLREAGYTPTPVALPELQKAGGGPKCCVLELRSA
- a CDS encoding iron-containing redox enzyme family protein, coding for MPTATTPARAALAAPPLPAARGPLSDGLFAALRRPASTDLDRPLPGGRSVGDPWGEDLQLALYACYELHYRGFAEVDDDAWEWSPALLALRARLEAAFLAALRRAVGEPPPLEQLLAELLAEPPDGDGPSHHLLSTGTREQAREYLAHRSLYHLKEADPQMWAVPRLPNPAKAALVAVQYDEYGAGRPERAHAELFAGMMADFGLDPAYGAHLDAVPAPALAVVNTMSLFGLHRALRAALVGQFAAVEITSPPGAARLAAAFERLGASPRGTLFYREHVLADAVHEQLVRHTVIPPLLAEPGAAERDIAFGALAYAHTEDRLAEHLLTTWRSGATSLRTPLPEE
- a CDS encoding flavin reductase family protein gives rise to the protein MSSAAAFLDLLDPPVYVVTAEAGDDRAGCLVGFGSQCSIRPERFAVWLSTANRTHRVASRASALGVHLLPPDDAGRALAALFGANTGDEVDKFGRAAWRAGPAGVPVLAAAAAWFAGRIVGRTEGGDHTAFLLDPIGGGVADLAPPSTLRLRDVADLDPGHPA
- a CDS encoding HemK2/MTQ2 family protein methyltransferase, with protein sequence MYPAQGDTALLLDVLGREPVPPDARCLDLGTGCGALALAAARRGCRVTAVDVSRLSLATAWLNARLHRLPLRLRQGDLTGPVPAGRFDLVLSNPPYVPTDPAAAPHGGLARAWDAGPDGRLLLDRLCRQVPPLLAPGGVLLLVQSSLARPAATVRQLRAAGLRAAVVARRLQGFGPVMTARAPWFERAGLIEPGVRTEDLVVVRGVNA
- a CDS encoding CDGSH iron-sulfur domain-containing protein, which translates into the protein MSTPDRPPTRVRLTERGPLLIDGPVDLLLPDGTELHCDRPVVAVCTCRRSHRYPLCDTSHRRRGRTRGPDPTTAVDAGAPPFPSSTPGQTPGRAQ
- a CDS encoding DUF6213 family protein is translated as MGRLNVPVICGLSGDLAIPAVQVVELLRALPAEWEEWADREDNGLESATASSLADLVRQLADQIDLACISIVSEDCVPPV
- a CDS encoding GNAT family N-acetyltransferase — encoded protein: MVWPRLRRRRASAGLPSLGPCGSGRHALRTERLLLFTPENKLDLAAALAAASDPVAQHWLGWTDNVVADARVREAIVHLRPGDPGSLRSAPLFQRLLAEPVDPADLGPEWLVAVRADDGRYAGCTQVGAETGEVGGWLAPHARGERLGSELFRAAVHFGHAHLGLPVLRAGHEGHNAPSGRALAGAGFVPADGPPLHTLANGRETEARWLRHTASEPAARCPGAPVATPAAPDAAPSHR
- a CDS encoding hemerythrin domain-containing protein; this translates as MAADPELDLLEQLTTDHEELRTRFGELGELPPGDPRRERLVFVTADTLLRHLVAEEQHLYPIARHGRPRGDQVVDHGLQSHAALRGLVRELGRSPSGPAGFDRLVAQLIEVATDHFHREETELFPTVREHSAPVRLTALGAEVRATERAASGPPTG
- a CDS encoding SpoIIE family protein phosphatase; protein product: MGGGHAVVDGGEQPGLEAAVDRLRTELEGLRTAMRTRAVIEQAKGLLVGRLGCAPDQAFQELVRRSQQENRKLAQIAADLVAEAAPTPAARVTPAGREAPATLETPVTLETPVTRGTPVTRGTPAVPPTGARPAHAPLPGTRPTEVPPPDAPHTEVRPPDVAPGEAAPVHEPPEQPRGPGGEIPAVRDRGADELAALATRFHLAAAALATAPGPDELAERLYRAALAPLGAQALVLAVREPDGALRLAGAYGVTASQRSQWQRIPPHTRVPLTEAVRTGRRVWVADRREFAARYPDLSGEDLVPGTTVCALPMHGGRRLLGALKIGWARRYQPGPGVDDHLAALADLAADTLLRLPAASPADVLDPAGAPWFRAVLDGLLDPVLVLRSVRDPAGAVTDLLVEHANAATLDLAGRAAPDLRGRRLSELYPGMVASGAFDRLRAAAADAVPYRGEEGQRHVETVGGSARASAMTMHATPFQDGLLLTWRTHDERDRRLSQVSQAARLARLGTWEWRPGDRELTCSADVQALFGATTGAGRAESGQAGSGRPDGGRPEGGQGGGGRADGGRPDGGRGDGARGGSGCGSAERFDPRAALAAVAPADRDAVRAAAEELLAGRGPVTAEFAVRSADGYRSLRALGEATVATDGRLLALSGVVQDVTPWRRAEQALNETRDRLADQQRRTGDEQRAVRSLQQALMNAPVGRPVKGLESAYRYLPAERDGKVGGDWYELLDLPDGTVLLAVGDVSGHGLAAATAMSQLRYALRGIAYDGAPPGRILERLNRILCHQRADHIATLAVARLDPRTGQLDWARAGHLPPVVLSADTVRTLTPPAGLILGVTSRARYPTAEHRLTPGDRLLFYTDGLVERRGHDLGSGVERLLRACADYRAPGLDGLLDHLLRRLDAPNQLDDTCLLAVRLTGEAGPATAPARPPGGAS
- a CDS encoding type 1 glutamine amidotransferase domain-containing protein; its protein translation is MTVAFLAATEGTEQVELTSPWQTVVDHGGTPRLVSTEPGEIRAFHHLDRADPFMVDAVVGKTSAADFDALVLPGGVANPDFLRTVPDAVAFVEGFFTAGKPVAVICHGPWTLIEADVVRGRSITSWPSLRTDLVNAGARWVDREVVVCADGPNILVSSRKPADLPAFDRALVHAFAGRRAAV
- a CDS encoding DUF6296 family protein gives rise to the protein MESPHGYRIAVPGRPGAHAPQTMAVVYRSDETTPDGRTVYRGAGGLRVTVHGSVACFLEPYPPGVCHPFGFAYPIAAA